The Streptomonospora litoralis genome window below encodes:
- a CDS encoding GntR family transcriptional regulator, with protein MDGQPRYLWVADLLRRPILDGELEPGSRLPSRSRLARTYGVSEQVSRHALRLLVSEGLVEARPGSGYYVRTVPQIHRFSRTDRSSGAGVDPLQRADLGTRTETVCGIVARRLELRDGVRVFRTSCLGMADDMPVALHTAWEPAALTQGTLRTPADAEAGTSVLQRLGAAGVAIDRVVEEVGVRPLREPESSLLKLAPGLPVLVVERTHYQGRRPVETSDLVGSIDHCRLLYRLSLARSPKREGR; from the coding sequence ATGGACGGGCAACCGCGCTACCTGTGGGTGGCCGACCTGCTGCGCAGGCCCATCCTGGACGGCGAACTGGAGCCGGGGTCCCGACTGCCCTCGCGCTCCCGGCTCGCCCGCACCTACGGAGTAAGTGAACAGGTGTCGCGCCACGCGCTGCGGCTGCTGGTCAGCGAAGGTCTGGTGGAGGCGCGGCCGGGGTCGGGGTACTACGTGCGCACCGTGCCGCAGATCCACCGCTTCTCCCGCACCGACCGCTCCTCGGGGGCGGGCGTCGACCCGCTCCAGCGCGCCGACCTGGGCACCCGGACCGAGACCGTGTGCGGGATCGTCGCGCGGCGGCTGGAGCTGCGCGACGGCGTGCGGGTCTTCCGCACCAGCTGCCTGGGGATGGCCGACGACATGCCGGTCGCGCTGCACACCGCCTGGGAGCCGGCGGCGCTCACCCAGGGCACGCTGCGCACACCCGCCGACGCCGAGGCGGGCACCAGCGTCCTGCAGCGGCTCGGCGCGGCAGGCGTCGCGATCGACCGCGTGGTGGAGGAGGTCGGCGTGCGCCCGCTGCGCGAACCCGAGTCGAGCCTGCTGAAGCTGGCACCGGGACTGCCCGTTCTCGTCGTCGAACGCACCCATTACCAGGGGCGGCGCCCGGTGGAGACCTCCGACCTGGTCGGGTCGATAGACCACTGCCGGCTGCTGTACCGGCTCAGCCTGGCCCGCTCGCCGAAGCGGGAGGGCCGCTGA
- a CDS encoding aspartate-semialdehyde dehydrogenase: MSARRPTLAVVGATGAVGTVMLDILSTRENVWGEIRLVASPRSAGKRLTVRGEEVEVQALAPEVFDDVDVAMFDVPDEVSKQWAPVAAERGAIAVDNSGAYRMDPEVPLVVPEVNAEQTRNRPRGIISNPNCTTLSMIVAMGALHRAYGLSGLVVASYQAASGAGQEGIDTLHDQIEKAATDRTLGTRAGDVRAAVGELGPFPAPLAMNVVPWAGSLKEDGYASEELKVRNESRKILGMPELPVSATCVRVPVVTTHSLVVHATFETEVAADDARKVLSSAPGVVVQDDPARGEYPTPADVVGTDPTWVGRIRRSLDDPRSLELFMCGDNLRKGAALNTAQIAEVVAEEFSTA, encoded by the coding sequence ATGAGTGCACGCCGCCCCACCCTTGCCGTCGTCGGTGCCACCGGCGCCGTCGGCACCGTCATGCTGGACATCCTCTCCACCCGCGAGAATGTCTGGGGTGAGATCCGCCTGGTGGCCTCCCCGCGTTCGGCCGGCAAGCGGCTCACCGTCCGCGGCGAGGAGGTCGAGGTCCAGGCCCTGGCACCTGAGGTCTTCGACGACGTCGACGTCGCCATGTTCGACGTGCCCGACGAGGTCTCCAAGCAGTGGGCCCCGGTCGCGGCCGAGCGCGGGGCGATCGCGGTGGACAATTCCGGCGCGTACCGGATGGACCCCGAGGTGCCGCTGGTGGTGCCCGAGGTCAACGCCGAGCAGACCCGCAACCGCCCGCGCGGCATCATCAGCAACCCCAACTGCACGACGCTGTCGATGATCGTCGCCATGGGCGCGCTGCACCGCGCCTACGGCCTGAGCGGGCTGGTGGTGGCCTCCTACCAGGCGGCCTCCGGCGCCGGCCAGGAGGGCATCGACACCCTGCACGACCAGATCGAGAAGGCGGCCACCGACCGCACGCTGGGCACCCGCGCCGGCGACGTGCGCGCCGCGGTGGGCGAGCTGGGCCCGTTCCCGGCGCCGCTGGCGATGAACGTGGTCCCCTGGGCCGGCTCGCTGAAGGAGGACGGCTACGCCTCCGAGGAGCTGAAGGTCCGCAACGAGTCCCGCAAGATCCTGGGTATGCCCGAGCTGCCGGTCTCGGCGACCTGCGTGCGGGTCCCGGTTGTCACCACGCACTCGCTGGTGGTGCACGCCACCTTCGAGACCGAGGTCGCCGCCGACGACGCCCGCAAGGTGCTGTCCTCGGCCCCGGGCGTCGTCGTCCAGGACGACCCGGCCCGCGGTGAGTACCCGACCCCGGCCGACGTCGTGGGCACCGACCCCACCTGGGTCGGCCGGATCCGCCGGTCGCTGGACGACCCGCGGTCGCTGGAGCTGTTCATGTGCGGCGACAACCTGCGCAAGGGCGCCGCGCTGAACACCGCCCAGATCGCCGAGGTCGTGGCGGAGGAGTTCTCCACGGCCTGA
- a CDS encoding aspartate kinase: MALIVQKYGGSSVADAEAIKRVAQRIVAQKKAGYDVVVVVSAMGDTTDELLDLAEQVSPLPPGRELDMLLTSGERMSMALVAMAIGNLGYEARSFTGSQAGVITTSLHGNAKIIDVTPGRIQEALDEGSICIVAGFQGVSEDSKDITTLGRGGSDTTAVALAAALNADACEIYSDVDGVFTADPRIAPSAQRIPRISYEEMLEMAACGTKILHLRCVEYARRYGIPLHVRSSFSQKPGTWVVTEVEESEGMEQPIISGVAHDRSEAKITVVGVPDRIGEAATLFSVLSDAEINIDMIVQNVSAASTSRTDISFTVPMEAGQTALTALKKVQEKVGFESLRYDDQIGKVSLIGAGMRSYPGVTARFFDALAKSGTNIEMISTSEIRISVVVEQDQVDTAVAAAHSEFQLDAAQVEAVVYGGTGR, from the coding sequence GTGGCTCTGATCGTGCAGAAGTACGGTGGGTCTTCCGTCGCCGATGCGGAAGCCATCAAGCGAGTGGCCCAGCGGATCGTCGCTCAGAAAAAGGCGGGATACGACGTCGTCGTCGTGGTCTCGGCCATGGGCGACACCACAGACGAGCTCCTCGACCTGGCCGAACAGGTATCGCCGCTGCCTCCCGGGCGCGAGCTGGACATGCTGCTGACCTCCGGTGAGCGCATGTCCATGGCGCTGGTCGCCATGGCGATCGGCAACCTCGGCTACGAGGCCCGCTCGTTCACCGGTTCGCAGGCCGGCGTCATCACCACGTCCCTCCATGGCAACGCCAAGATCATCGATGTCACCCCGGGCCGTATCCAGGAGGCCCTCGACGAGGGCTCCATCTGCATCGTCGCGGGCTTCCAAGGCGTGTCGGAGGACAGCAAGGACATCACCACACTCGGCCGCGGGGGTTCCGACACCACGGCCGTCGCACTCGCCGCGGCACTGAACGCCGACGCCTGCGAGATCTACAGCGACGTCGACGGCGTCTTCACCGCCGACCCCAGGATCGCGCCCTCCGCCCAGCGCATTCCCCGGATCTCCTACGAGGAGATGCTGGAGATGGCCGCCTGCGGCACCAAGATCCTGCACCTGCGCTGCGTGGAGTACGCCCGGCGGTACGGAATCCCGCTGCACGTGCGCTCGTCGTTCAGTCAGAAGCCCGGTACCTGGGTCGTCACAGAAGTTGAGGAATCCGAAGGCATGGAACAACCGATCATCTCCGGGGTGGCACACGACCGGAGCGAGGCCAAGATCACGGTGGTGGGCGTCCCCGACAGGATCGGTGAGGCGGCGACGCTCTTCTCGGTCCTCTCCGACGCCGAGATCAACATCGACATGATCGTGCAGAACGTGTCGGCCGCCTCGACGTCGCGCACCGACATCTCCTTCACCGTGCCGATGGAGGCCGGGCAGACGGCGCTGACCGCCCTGAAGAAGGTGCAGGAGAAGGTCGGCTTCGAGTCGCTGCGCTATGACGACCAGATCGGCAAGGTCTCGCTGATCGGCGCGGGCATGCGCTCCTACCCCGGTGTCACCGCGCGCTTCTTCGACGCCCTGGCCAAGTCGGGCACCAACATCGAGATGATCTCGACCTCGGAGATCCGCATCTCCGTGGTCGTCGAACAGGACCAGGTCGACACGGCCGTAGCGGCGGCCCACTCCGAGTTCCAGCTCGACGCCGCGCAGGTCGAAGCCGTTGTGTACGGAGGTACCGGACGATGA
- the recR gene encoding recombination mediator RecR: MYEGAVQNLIDELGRLPGVGPKSAQRIAFHLLASETADVKRLADALVEVKDRVRFCAVCGNVSEEDECRICRDARRDSAVICVVEESKDVVAIERTREFRGRYHVLGGAISPIEGVGPDDLRIKELMSRLSDGQITELILATDPNLEGEATATYLARLVKPLGLKVTRLASGLPVGGDLEYADEVTLGRAFEGRRSLEF; encoded by the coding sequence ATGTACGAGGGCGCTGTTCAGAACCTGATCGACGAGCTCGGGCGGCTGCCCGGCGTCGGTCCGAAGAGCGCGCAGCGTATCGCCTTCCACCTGCTCGCCTCCGAGACCGCCGACGTCAAGCGCCTCGCCGACGCGCTGGTCGAGGTCAAGGACCGGGTGCGGTTCTGCGCCGTGTGCGGCAACGTCTCCGAGGAGGACGAGTGCCGCATCTGCCGTGACGCCCGGCGCGACTCCGCTGTCATCTGCGTCGTCGAGGAGTCCAAGGACGTCGTGGCCATAGAGCGCACCCGCGAGTTCCGCGGCCGCTACCACGTCCTCGGCGGCGCCATCAGCCCGATCGAGGGCGTCGGACCCGACGACCTGCGCATCAAGGAGCTGATGTCCCGGCTCTCCGACGGCCAGATCACCGAGCTGATCCTGGCCACCGACCCCAATCTGGAAGGGGAGGCCACCGCGACCTACCTGGCGCGGCTGGTCAAACCCCTGGGGCTGAAAGTCACCCGGCTGGCCAGCGGCCTGCCCGTCGGCGGCGACTTGGAGTACGCCGACGAGGTGACTCTGGGCCGGGCCTTCGAGGGCCGGCGGAGTTTGGAGTTCTAG
- a CDS encoding DUF6882 domain-containing protein, translating to MSETTETAPEPRQWFSVALERMGATYAAWALEQIELYNEHHPVDDWHVDVEASTFRQGSVTVRMAPLGTFGTDGSWMWAWANTHMNPPGSQRLAASLELRRIGEQYDVPELVTPRLELSEFADARMVAERLLVAATGVLAGRGYGSVTVDTGARFAMLMVDDAIPRPQFDMTTVPRRIMQGIEVFPHDHRATVGGYLTRHGFEVEEPDAASLRGVRPDCTLRAAFDEHGRLADLSFGNSGSAG from the coding sequence ATGAGCGAGACGACGGAGACGGCACCCGAGCCGCGCCAGTGGTTCAGCGTGGCACTGGAGCGGATGGGGGCCACCTATGCGGCCTGGGCGCTGGAGCAGATCGAGCTCTACAACGAACACCACCCCGTCGATGACTGGCATGTCGACGTCGAAGCTTCCACCTTCCGGCAGGGCTCGGTGACCGTGCGAATGGCTCCGCTGGGGACCTTCGGCACCGACGGAAGCTGGATGTGGGCGTGGGCGAATACGCACATGAACCCGCCCGGTTCGCAGCGCCTCGCGGCGTCGCTGGAGCTGCGGCGCATCGGCGAGCAGTACGACGTACCCGAGCTGGTCACACCGCGGCTGGAACTGTCCGAGTTCGCCGACGCGCGGATGGTCGCGGAGCGATTGCTCGTGGCGGCGACCGGGGTGCTCGCGGGCCGCGGGTACGGCAGCGTCACGGTCGACACCGGCGCGCGCTTCGCCATGCTGATGGTCGACGACGCCATCCCGCGTCCGCAGTTCGACATGACGACCGTGCCCCGCCGGATCATGCAGGGCATCGAGGTGTTCCCGCACGACCACCGCGCCACGGTCGGCGGCTACCTGACGCGGCACGGCTTCGAGGTCGAGGAGCCCGACGCGGCGTCGCTGCGCGGCGTCCGGCCCGACTGCACGTTGCGCGCCGCATTCGACGAGCACGGGAGGCTCGCCGACCTCTCCTTCGGCAACTCCGGCTCCGCGGGCTGA
- a CDS encoding YbaB/EbfC family nucleoid-associated protein, whose product MDMQALLQQAQQMQQQLMEAQQQLDEAKVEGTSGGGLVKVTVNGRGSVEEINIDSQAIDTDDAEETAQTVADMVLAAIRDAESSVEELQQEKMGPLAEGLGGGMPGGGMPGLPGF is encoded by the coding sequence ATGGACATGCAGGCCCTCCTCCAGCAGGCTCAGCAGATGCAGCAGCAGCTGATGGAGGCCCAGCAGCAGCTCGACGAAGCCAAGGTCGAGGGCACCTCGGGCGGCGGGCTGGTGAAGGTCACGGTGAACGGCCGCGGTTCGGTGGAGGAGATCAACATCGATTCCCAGGCCATCGACACCGACGACGCCGAGGAGACCGCGCAGACGGTCGCGGACATGGTGCTGGCCGCCATCCGCGACGCCGAGTCCTCGGTGGAGGAGCTGCAGCAGGAGAAGATGGGTCCGCTCGCCGAAGGGCTGGGCGGCGGCATGCCCGGCGGCGGCATGCCGGGGCTTCCGGGATTCTGA
- a CDS encoding DNA polymerase III subunit gamma and tau: MSIALYRKYRPATFGEVRGQEHVTEPLRQALRNGRINHAYLFSGPRGCGKTSSARILARSLNCDQGPTPDPCGECESCVALAPDGPGSIDVIEIDAASHGGVDDARDLRERAFFAPVNSRYKVYVIDEAHMVTREGFNALLKLVEEPPPHLKFVFATTEPDKVIGTIRSRTHHYPFRLIPPSTLRELMEEILTDEGVPFDPAALPLVVRAGAGSARDSLSILDQLRAGSDESGITRDGAVALLGYTDSSLLGDMVDALGDADGAAVFGLIDRVMEGGHDPRRFTADLLERTRDLVVLAAVPDALEKGLINVAPDAVERMREQAERLGPARLTRAADILNQGLTEMRGATSPRLLLELMSARILLPGAAPGGGDSGALLARLEQLEQRMASGQASASAAPAAPAPAPPAGPAPAAQPATEEPSAAPAASPPPRSEPRPAPTPQNPAAPAADSGPQRQGSGPAADDWGTPGGDGAQAPARAAAAGPRRGSNGSLDLNAVQTSWDQVMAAVYGLKKAVWIWLSGMDVRPVVVDGSHVQLGFARPNDAKALTSSGNDQIVVQAIRRVLGADVRVSGVAMSNQGPRPSAAPSAAEPARWDPPPDPPSPGAPEPSPEPPPGGEPEASAAAEPPAPAEEADSGPPAEPGPPALPHQQEPPPDPYEDAVAAPPPDPDTAQAPPPDPVSTPAPQPATQSQPDPAADARQQTPGPSTAAGGGGPRTSSGFALIEAELGGKIISEIDHSED, encoded by the coding sequence GTGAGCATCGCGCTGTATCGCAAGTACCGCCCTGCGACGTTCGGCGAGGTCCGCGGGCAGGAGCACGTCACCGAACCGCTGCGCCAGGCGCTGCGCAACGGCCGCATCAACCACGCCTACCTCTTCAGCGGTCCGCGGGGCTGCGGCAAGACCTCAAGCGCGCGCATCCTGGCCCGCTCCCTCAACTGCGACCAGGGGCCCACCCCCGATCCCTGCGGCGAATGCGAGTCCTGCGTCGCGCTGGCGCCCGACGGCCCCGGCAGCATCGACGTCATCGAGATCGACGCCGCCTCGCACGGCGGCGTCGACGACGCCCGCGACCTGCGCGAACGCGCGTTCTTCGCGCCGGTGAACTCGCGTTACAAGGTCTACGTCATCGACGAGGCGCACATGGTGACCCGCGAGGGCTTCAACGCGCTGCTCAAGCTTGTCGAGGAGCCCCCGCCGCACCTGAAGTTCGTCTTCGCCACCACCGAGCCGGACAAGGTCATCGGCACCATCCGCTCGCGCACCCACCACTACCCGTTCCGGCTGATCCCGCCGAGCACGCTGCGCGAACTCATGGAGGAGATCCTCACCGACGAGGGCGTCCCCTTCGATCCCGCCGCGCTGCCGCTGGTGGTGCGCGCGGGCGCGGGGTCGGCGCGCGACTCGCTGTCCATCCTGGACCAGCTGCGGGCCGGCTCCGACGAGAGCGGCATCACTCGCGACGGTGCCGTGGCGCTGCTCGGCTACACCGACTCCAGCCTGCTCGGCGACATGGTCGACGCCCTCGGCGACGCCGACGGCGCCGCGGTATTCGGCCTCATCGACCGGGTGATGGAGGGCGGCCACGACCCCCGCCGCTTCACCGCCGACCTGCTGGAGCGCACCCGCGACCTGGTCGTGCTGGCCGCCGTGCCCGACGCCCTGGAGAAGGGCCTGATCAACGTCGCGCCCGACGCCGTCGAGCGCATGCGCGAGCAGGCCGAACGCCTCGGCCCGGCCCGGCTCACCCGGGCGGCCGACATCCTCAACCAGGGCCTGACCGAGATGCGCGGCGCCACCTCGCCGCGGCTGCTGCTGGAGCTGATGAGCGCGCGGATCCTGCTGCCGGGGGCCGCTCCAGGCGGGGGCGACTCCGGCGCGCTGCTGGCCCGCCTGGAGCAGTTGGAGCAGCGGATGGCGTCCGGACAGGCGTCCGCGTCCGCGGCTCCGGCCGCACCGGCACCGGCACCTCCCGCGGGACCGGCTCCCGCCGCGCAGCCGGCCACCGAGGAGCCCTCGGCGGCCCCGGCGGCGTCGCCTCCGCCGCGCTCCGAGCCCCGGCCCGCTCCCACACCGCAGAATCCGGCTGCCCCGGCCGCCGACTCCGGCCCGCAGCGGCAGGGATCGGGGCCCGCGGCCGACGACTGGGGCACTCCCGGCGGCGACGGAGCGCAGGCGCCCGCCCGCGCCGCCGCAGCGGGGCCGCGGCGGGGAAGTAACGGCTCCCTGGATCTGAACGCGGTTCAGACGTCCTGGGACCAGGTGATGGCGGCGGTCTACGGTCTGAAGAAGGCCGTCTGGATCTGGCTAAGCGGTATGGACGTGCGTCCGGTCGTGGTCGACGGTAGCCACGTTCAGCTCGGGTTCGCCCGCCCCAATGACGCCAAGGCACTCACGAGCAGCGGCAACGACCAGATCGTCGTCCAGGCGATCCGCCGAGTACTGGGCGCCGATGTGCGCGTGAGCGGCGTGGCGATGTCGAATCAAGGGCCGCGCCCGTCGGCCGCGCCATCAGCCGCCGAACCGGCGCGATGGGACCCACCGCCGGATCCTCCGTCGCCGGGTGCCCCGGAGCCGTCGCCGGAGCCGCCGCCGGGCGGCGAGCCCGAGGCTTCGGCCGCGGCCGAGCCGCCCGCACCTGCGGAGGAGGCCGACTCAGGTCCGCCGGCTGAGCCGGGGCCGCCCGCGCTGCCGCACCAGCAGGAACCTCCGCCCGACCCCTACGAGGACGCGGTGGCGGCTCCTCCTCCCGACCCTGACACGGCGCAGGCGCCCCCACCCGATCCCGTGTCCACGCCCGCGCCGCAGCCCGCCACGCAATCGCAACCGGACCCCGCTGCCGATGCCCGGCAGCAGACCCCGGGACCGAGCACCGCTGCCGGCGGGGGCGGGCCCCGGACGTCATCGGGGTTCGCGCTCATAGAGGCCGAACTCGGCGGCAAGATCATCAGCGAGATCGACCACTCCGAGGACTGA
- a CDS encoding ABC transporter ATP-binding protein has product MHDSLVLDRVTRHYKQVRALDALSMTVGGGELFGFVGGNGAGKTTAMRIVLGVLAADSGTVYWRGRPLDLAARRRIGYMPEERGLYPKMGAREQLVHFARLHGVDPAGARRRADHWLERFGLADRARDEVANLSLGNQQRVQLAAALVHDPVLLVLDEPFSGLDPAAVDEMSAVLRERAAEGAPVLFSSHHLELVERLCDRIGIIKEGALVAEGTVEELRSGGPRRYAVRVEPGEAQGNWVERVPGARAVGDDQGAVIVELPGGTDDQDLLRAALAAGPVRSFTPHLPRLAELYRETVEPVRGGSAADTADAAPAAERSAV; this is encoded by the coding sequence ATGCACGACAGTCTCGTGCTGGATCGTGTAACCAGGCACTACAAACAGGTAAGGGCGCTCGACGCGCTGTCGATGACCGTGGGCGGCGGCGAGCTGTTCGGGTTCGTCGGCGGCAACGGCGCCGGCAAGACCACAGCCATGCGCATCGTGCTCGGGGTACTGGCCGCCGACAGCGGAACCGTGTACTGGCGCGGCCGCCCGCTCGATCTGGCGGCGCGCCGCCGGATCGGCTACATGCCCGAAGAACGGGGGCTTTACCCCAAGATGGGCGCCCGCGAACAGCTCGTCCACTTCGCCCGGTTGCACGGCGTCGATCCCGCCGGCGCCCGGCGCCGCGCCGACCACTGGCTGGAGCGGTTCGGACTGGCCGACCGCGCCCGCGACGAGGTCGCCAACCTCAGCCTGGGCAACCAGCAGCGCGTGCAACTCGCCGCCGCGCTGGTGCACGACCCTGTCCTGCTGGTGCTGGACGAGCCTTTCTCCGGGCTGGATCCGGCGGCGGTGGACGAGATGAGCGCGGTGCTGCGGGAGCGCGCGGCCGAGGGAGCGCCCGTTCTGTTCTCCAGCCACCACCTGGAACTCGTCGAGCGGTTGTGCGACCGCATCGGCATCATCAAGGAGGGGGCGCTGGTCGCCGAAGGCACCGTCGAGGAGTTGCGCAGCGGCGGACCGCGGCGCTACGCGGTCCGCGTCGAGCCCGGCGAGGCGCAGGGCAATTGGGTCGAGCGGGTACCGGGGGCGCGCGCCGTCGGGGACGACCAAGGCGCCGTCATCGTCGAACTGCCCGGCGGCACCGACGACCAGGACCTGCTCCGCGCTGCCCTGGCGGCCGGGCCCGTCCGCTCGTTCACCCCGCACCTGCCCCGGCTGGCCGAGCTGTACCGCGAGACAGTGGAACCGGTCCGCGGCGGATCCGCCGCGGACACCGCCGACGCCGCCCCCGCAGCGGAGAGGAGCGCGGTATGA
- a CDS encoding ABC transporter permease has translation MSTEDIRRSGSGPEAETETPDASGAQPGSGQAVWLVARREMVTRVRSKAFLFGTLGMVVAILLIAAVPMVAGLLFGGDGGARVAAAPQVRPILQQAVEGSADSPGSPIEAAQWQGRAQAEEAVRAGELDAALVSGEDGPVMLVDGTPDPALARALDEAYARHSTAEALQGSGADTSTVQQAMSASVGVDTLGGAGDTQAFLARMVVGYALTFLLYLSILTFGVYVAQGVVEEKASRVVELMLAAVRPWQLLFGKVLGIGALGLAQVGVVLVAGVGVAALTDYLSDLPVSFTLLAISLVAWFVLGYLFFATMLAASASLVSRQEDVQSAIQPVILIIAVPLVVTMMTITGGGGVAVDVLAVLPPFSPFMMPMRLAMGEAALWQNVLALAILAAALAGMVWLAARIYSGAVLGTGGKIKAKDAFRAGSR, from the coding sequence ATGAGCACCGAAGACATCCGGCGGAGCGGATCCGGGCCGGAGGCGGAGACGGAGACACCGGATGCGAGTGGTGCGCAACCGGGCTCCGGGCAGGCGGTGTGGCTGGTCGCCCGCCGCGAGATGGTGACCCGGGTACGCAGCAAGGCCTTTCTCTTCGGCACACTCGGGATGGTCGTGGCGATCCTGCTGATCGCCGCGGTTCCGATGGTCGCCGGTCTGCTCTTCGGCGGCGACGGCGGTGCGCGGGTGGCGGCCGCGCCGCAGGTCCGGCCGATCCTGCAGCAGGCGGTCGAAGGCAGCGCCGACTCCCCCGGCAGCCCGATCGAGGCGGCGCAGTGGCAGGGCCGTGCGCAGGCCGAGGAAGCCGTGCGCGCGGGAGAGCTCGACGCCGCGCTGGTCTCGGGTGAGGACGGACCGGTCATGCTGGTCGACGGGACACCCGACCCCGCCTTGGCCCGCGCGCTCGACGAGGCCTACGCCCGGCACAGCACCGCCGAGGCCCTCCAGGGCTCCGGCGCCGACACCAGCACCGTCCAGCAGGCCATGTCCGCCTCGGTCGGTGTGGACACCCTCGGCGGCGCCGGGGACACCCAGGCGTTCCTCGCCCGGATGGTGGTCGGCTACGCGCTGACCTTCCTGCTCTACCTGTCCATCCTGACGTTCGGCGTCTACGTCGCCCAGGGGGTGGTCGAGGAGAAGGCGAGCCGCGTCGTCGAGCTGATGCTGGCGGCGGTGCGGCCCTGGCAGCTGCTCTTCGGCAAGGTCCTGGGGATCGGCGCACTGGGCCTGGCCCAGGTCGGTGTGGTGCTGGTGGCGGGGGTCGGCGTCGCGGCGCTCACGGACTACCTGTCCGACCTGCCGGTGTCCTTCACCCTGCTGGCGATCAGCCTGGTGGCCTGGTTCGTGCTGGGCTATCTGTTCTTCGCGACGATGCTGGCGGCCTCGGCGTCGCTCGTCTCGCGCCAGGAGGATGTGCAGTCGGCCATCCAGCCGGTGATCCTGATCATCGCGGTCCCGCTGGTCGTGACCATGATGACGATCACGGGCGGCGGCGGAGTCGCCGTCGACGTGTTGGCGGTGCTGCCGCCGTTCTCCCCATTCATGATGCCCATGCGGCTGGCCATGGGCGAGGCGGCGCTGTGGCAGAACGTCCTGGCTCTAGCGATCCTGGCCGCCGCACTGGCGGGCATGGTGTGGCTGGCGGCGCGCATCTACAGCGGCGCGGTGCTGGGCACCGGCGGCAAGATCAAGGCCAAGGACGCCTTCCGCGCGGGTTCCCGATAG
- a CDS encoding helix-turn-helix domain-containing protein, which produces MAHNWKDVRAAAVEEGGLDADRIETIGARLRAETRAYRLAEIRQAYGIDQSALAHTLGVSQSRVSRIERGELDRSEIATVRSYVEALGGEIAIVARFGDDSITVG; this is translated from the coding sequence ATGGCGCACAACTGGAAGGACGTCCGGGCCGCAGCAGTCGAGGAAGGCGGACTCGACGCCGACCGCATCGAAACCATCGGTGCTCGGCTGCGCGCCGAAACCAGGGCGTATCGCCTGGCCGAGATCCGCCAGGCTTACGGGATCGACCAGAGTGCTCTGGCGCACACACTCGGAGTGTCTCAGTCCCGGGTCTCACGCATCGAACGAGGCGAGCTGGATCGCTCGGAGATTGCCACTGTCCGCAGCTACGTCGAAGCTCTCGGCGGCGAAATCGCGATCGTGGCGCGCTTCGGTGACGATAGCATCACTGTCGGTTAG
- a CDS encoding type II toxin-antitoxin system RelE/ParE family toxin, whose product MSWSVILVEEVNEWFMKLVVDDSKTAELVAAGIDQLELSGPTLGRPLVDGIKGTSVHNLKELRPGSAGCTEVRALFVFDPERQAVLLVAGDKTGNGSRGMRRVSR is encoded by the coding sequence GTGAGTTGGAGCGTCATCCTGGTCGAGGAGGTCAACGAGTGGTTCATGAAGTTGGTAGTCGATGATTCCAAGACGGCTGAACTCGTCGCGGCTGGGATCGACCAGCTGGAGTTGTCCGGTCCGACGCTGGGGCGTCCGCTGGTCGACGGGATCAAGGGCACGAGCGTTCACAACCTGAAGGAGCTCCGCCCGGGGTCTGCCGGATGCACCGAGGTCCGAGCGCTGTTCGTCTTCGATCCCGAAAGGCAGGCAGTTTTGCTCGTGGCCGGCGACAAGACCGGAAATGGCAGTCGTGGTATGCGGAGAGTATCCCGCTAG